In Harmonia axyridis chromosome 6, icHarAxyr1.1, whole genome shotgun sequence, a single window of DNA contains:
- the LOC123683415 gene encoding uncharacterized protein LOC123683415, with product MEQDSENPDNQEEYTSHFKPSYVIVAIDTHCSMFKSDGQPTPFKNCINALYRLSDFLLLKSDKRGWSPFSVCLYDKDEKASLVNFKDNMIKTTKLLKLKSNLSEEELKNEYMRDSDLDLAYFFQFCKKKFKDISTKFYRRILIFITNDPDPVVGDASKRFTALQEAKNFEENDINFQLIVTNEEFEYDKFYTELFSLVDKPQEIICEDEEGLFEKIISTICFRHSQRKLRFYPFADDFTKSMTVIKKGYIKKARILNNNFVAKDGTLVKRTKKPSSEQMPSHVSYILRNRKKKKKFTEQKFSEDEKKGANPKRFPVGYTLLYVCYRLRQKGEVIKKPEIVEADAREELPYFNQFWQYCINNDKVLICAKVMKKGASPKPIELIPKLVHNTKVFLDKVIAYANEYFEPEIKEGRNEEKVVLTEEQINVTDALIKQLTFEFQSSLLINKPYLNKVNYLKSKLLEEDRNEVRVRDLLSREEIDDKIADIADDFLKCFPPEKGVKRKRTKK from the exons ATGGAACAGGATAGTGAAAACCCAGATAATCAAGAGGAGTATACTTCCCATTTCAAACCATCTTATGTTATAGTTGCCATTGATACCCATTGTTCAATGTTTAAATCTGATGGTCAGCCAACACCAtttaaaaattgcataaatGCATTGTACAGGTTATCAGACTTTTTGCTTCTCAAATCTGATAAAAGGGGTTGGAGTCCTTTTTCTGTTTGCTTATACGATAAAGATGAAAAAGCTTCATTGGTTAACTTCAAGGATAATATGATCAAAActacaaaattattgaaactaaAATCTAATCTTAGTGAAGAAGAGTTGAAGAATGAATATATGAGAGATTCTGATTTGGATCTGGCATATTTTTTCCAGTTTTGCAAAAAGAAATTCAAGGATATTAGTACCAAATTCTATAGGAGAATATTGATTTTCATTACAAACGATCCCGACCCG GTTGTTGGAGATGCATCTAAAAGGTTTACAGCTCTTCAAGAAgctaaaaattttgaagaaaatgacATCAATTTTCAACTTATCGTTACCAATGAAGAATTTGAATATGACAAATTTTATACCGAACTATTTTCCTTGGTGGACAAACCACAAGAAATAATATGTGAAGATGAGGAAGGTTTATTCGAGAAGATAATATCCACAATATGCTTTAGACATTCTCAACGAAAACTCCGGTTTTATCCTTTTGCTGACGATTTCACAAAATCCATGACAGTGATCAAAAAAGGTTATATCAAAAAGGCAAGaattttaaataacaattttgtaGCAAAGGATGGCACTTTGGTGAAACGAACAAAAAAACCTTCAAGTGAACAAATGCCCTCACATGTCAGTTACATCCTTCGTAAtaggaaaaaaaagaagaaattcactGAACAAAAATTTAGTGAAGATGAGAAAAAAGGAGCCAATCCTAAGCGTTTCCCAGTTGGATATACATTATTATATGTATGTTATCGTTTGAGACAAAAAGGTGAAGTTATAAAAAAACCCGAAATTGTGGAAGCTGATGCCAGGGAAGAGTTGCCATATTTTAACCAATTTTGGCAATATTGTATAAATAATGACAAAGTTTTAATATGCGCTAAGGTAATGAAGAAAGGCGCTTCTCCAAAACCAATTGAACTCATTCCTAAACTGGTACATAACACAAAG gTATTCCTTGATAAAGTTATTGCATATGCTAATGAATATTTCGAACCTGAAATTAAGGAAGgaagaaatgaagaaaaggTAGTACTCACAGAAGAACAAATTAATGTAACAGATgctttgataaaacaattaacATTTGAATTTCAAAGCAGTTTgctaattaataaaccttatttaaaCAAAGTCAACTATCTGAAATCTAAACTACTCGAAGAAGATAGAAATGAAGTCCGAGTAAGAGATTTACTATCTCGAGAAGAGATTGATGATAAAATTGCAGATATCGCAGATGATTTCCTCAAATGCTTTCCTCCCGAAAAAGGTGTCAAAAGAAAAAGGACTAAAAAATAA
- the LOC123682630 gene encoding THAP domain-containing protein 1-like, whose protein sequence is MPQSCSAYNCTVKRKKGENITLHSFPNQGTLRDEWISALRRANFVPTQYSRICSNHFQENDYVTNIQGNRVLKKNAVPSKFCFENYLSKFKVMKREESSDTNVPSSQEENQPNSESLSPIRTMEHGSNIRKRKRSVPVYVNDFVEADLENPVKRHQYWNISQSAISKLRKTNKKYATMVCKYKKKINTLKDLLDDLKKRIHISSESSIVLEVITDDLVSEDTYY, encoded by the exons ATGCCTCAAAGTTGCTCAGCATATAACTGCACAGTTAAAAGAAAGAAAGGGGAGAATATAACATTACACTC TTTTCCGAATCAAGGCACATTGAGAGATGAATGGATATCGGCTTTGAGAAGAGCCAATTTTGTTCCTACTCAATATTCAAGGATATGCAGCaatcattttcaagaaaatgatTATGTAACCAATATACAAGGAAACAGAGTTTTAAAGAAAAATGCTGTTCCATCTAAATTTTGCTTTGAAAATTACCTGTCAAAGTTCAAAGTGATGAAAAGGGAAGAATCCTCAGACACAAACGTTCCATCATCTCAAGAAGAAAATCAACCCAATTCAGAATCCCTATCACCCATAAGAACAATGGAACATGGTAGTAATATCAGAAAAAG AAAAAGATCAGTACCTGTATACGTGAATGATTTTGTGGAAGCTGATCTGGAAAACCCTGTTAAGCGACACCAATATTGGAATATTTCCCAATCTGCCATTTCTAAATTGAggaaaaccaataaaaaatatgCTACCATGGTTTGCAagtacaagaaaaaaataaatactctGAAAGATCTTCtggatgatttaaaaaaaagaattcataTTTCTTCTGAATCATCGATAGTACTAGAGGTAATCACTGATGATTTAGTCTCTGAGGACACTTATTATTAA
- the LOC123682372 gene encoding protein wntless has translation MPGTILENLSGRKLSVLVTILLVFQAACFLVGIISPSPARSQTILATVCEVHDTLLNDDINVWFSRDNCSRTIPLHDPESTANLDADNLVFMMEIPLHGDDFSRWQQNLVGILQIDSEYHKDLIILDPVVELTIDARLAYSNKLPNGKRTDWKYYAHSEEKRYMDCNIDKSIKNLEGHPYDCSLVPLFELGCLYHDYYLLNVRLPYNYTSQKNTKLTSRVTDMYLHIIHMNGGFTQVWLSIKLVFFPIIIAIMVWFWNRVCMLTRVPALLECMLMWLGGALALLDLPLEYLTLHFEMPYMLLLSDIRQGVFYAMLLSFWLVFAGEHMLIQDNGCKNSIRLYWKHLSTIIIGCLSLLIFDLCERGVQLVNPFYSIWVTPIGTNLALTFIILAGLSASLYFIFLCYMIWSVFRNISIKRSVLPSMNQARRLHYEGIIYRFNFLMLATLVCAAVTVVSFILSQVAESQNKWDESLDIELSSIMHTGVYGMWNVYICAMLILYAPSHKQWPSEQICNEGEEVEFNRLPVDSSPNEISSLTSFASKANID, from the exons ATGCCTGGTACAATACTAGAAAATCTTAGCGGTCGCAAACTGAGCGTTCTAGTAACGATTCTTTTGGTTTTTCAAGCGGCATGTTTTCTTGTTGGAATAATATCTCCATCGCCTGCTCGATCTCAGACAATTTTAGCAACAGTTTGTGAAGTTCATGACACTCTTCTTaatgatgatatcaatgtttgGTTTTCCAGGGATAACTGTTCTAGAACGATCCCTTTACACGATCCTGAATCTACAGCCAACTTAGACGCCGATAATTTG GTATTTATGATGGAGATACCTTTGCATGGCGATGATTTTTCTAGATGGCAACAAAATCTGGTTGGCATACTGCAAATAGATTCAGAGTATCACAAGGATCTCATCATTTTGGATCCTGTGGTAGAACTCACTATAGATGCAAGACTAGCATACAGCAATAAATTGCCAAATGGTAAACGGACAGATTGGAAATACTATGCTCATTCAGAGGAAAAGCGTTACATGGATTGCAATATTGATAAAAGTATAAAGAATTTAGAAGGTCACCCATATGATTGCTCACTAGTTCCTCTATTTGAACTTGGTTGTTTGTACCATGATTACTATCTTTTGAATGTACGCTTGCCATATAATTATACTTCTCAGAAAAATACAAAACTCACTTCTCGAGTAACAGATATGTATCTTCATATCATTCATATGAATGGAGGTTTTACACAAGTGTGGCTTTCCATAAAGTTAGTTTTCTTCCCAATAATCATAGCAATTATGGTATGGTTCTGGAATCGTGTTTGTATGCTTACAAGAGTACCAGCATTGTTGGAATGTATGTTGATGTGGCTAGGTGGAGCCTTAGCTCTTTTAGATCTCCCGCTAGAATATCTCACACTTCATTTCGAGATGCCCTACATGCTTTTATTGAGTGACATAAGACAAGGAGTATTCTATGCTATGCTTCTTTCATTCTGGTTAGTGTTTGCTGGTGAGCACATGTTGATTCAAGATAATGGCTGCAAGAACAGCATCAGACTCTATTGGAAGCATTTGAGTACTATCATTATTGGATGTCTCTCCCTGCTTATATTTGATCTTTGTGAGCGTGGTGTTCAACTAGTCAATCCCTTCTATTCCATTTGGGTAACTCCCATTGGAACTAATCTAGCCCTGACATTTATCATACTGGCAGGCTTATCAGCATCCTTATACTTCATATTCTTATGCTACATGATCTGGTCAGTTTTCAGGAATATCAGTATCAAAAGATCTGTACTTCCAAGCATGAATCAAGCTCGTAGGCTGCACTATGAAGGCATCATTTACAGATTCAATTTCCTCATGTTGGCAACACTGGTGTGTGCGGCAGTCACAGTGGTCTCTTTCATTTTGAGCCAAGTGGCAGAGAGTCAGAATAAATGGGACGAGAGTCTGGATATTGAGCTCTCTTCCATAATGCACACTGGTGTTTACGGTATGTGGAATGTGTACATTTGTGCAATGCTAATTTTATATGCTCCAAGTCATAAGCAATGGCCTAGTGAACAGATTTGTAACGAGGGAGAAGAGGTTGAATTTAACAGGCTTCCAGTTGATTCTAGCCCCAATGAAATTTCATCATTGACCTCTTTTGCCAGCAAGGCTAATATCGACTGA
- the LOC123683413 gene encoding enhancer of split mbeta protein-like — translation MSNYEMLSAEESQPVSRTYQYRKVMKPMLERKRRARINRCLDELKDLMVTALQSEGENVSKLEKADILELTVRHLHKLRRQQKLASNPVIDADRFRAGYTHCANEVSRCLAAIPGVDVQLGTKLMTHLGHRLNEMDKVKPLVVQVPYTPPVSPYPEGYAPVHSYNMPLTPASSTSSRTAPSPSIESQTQIPSSSPGLLKVASRPSPVWRPW, via the coding sequence ATGTCGAACTACGAAATGTTGTCGGCGGAAGAATCGCAACCAGTCTCCAGGACTTACCAGTACAGAAAAGTGATGAAACCGATGTTGGAGAGAAAAAGGAGAGCCAGGATCAACAGGTGCCTGGACGAATTGAAGGACCTTATGGTGACGGCGCTGCAGAGCGAAGGAGAGAACGTTTCCAAATTGGAAAAAGCCGATATCCTAGAATTGACAGTGCGTCACCTACACAAATTACGTCGTCAGCAGAAATTGGCGTCCAACCCCGTGATCGACGCCGACAGATTCCGTGCCGGATACACCCACTGCGCCAACGAGGTGTCGAGATGCCTCGCAGCCATCCCCGGAGTAGACGTCCAGTTGGGCACCAAACTCATGACCCACTTGGGACATCGTCTGAACGAGATGGATAAAGTGAAACCTCTAGTGGTGCAAGTGCCTTACACTCCTCCAGTGTCCCCGTATCCCGAGGGATACGCGCCCGTCCACAGCTACAACATGCCTTTGACGCCCGCCTCTTCGACGTCTTCCAGAACAGCACCATCGCCGTCCATCGAGAGCCAGACGCAAATCCCGTCTTCATCTCCGGGATTGTTAAAAGTAGCGTCCAGACCCTCTCCCGTGTGGCGACCATGGTGA